Within Jatrophihabitans sp., the genomic segment CCGCGAGGTGACGATCGACTCCTCGTTGCGTGCCCAGGAGTTGTTGCGGACGTTCCACTTGGTGCGGTCGATGCTGTTGAAGTCATCGTTGAAGACCAGCCGGTACCCGCTGGGAGCGGGAGCCGAGGTGGTCGGGGCCGGGGCCGGAGCCGAGGTGGTCGGAGCAGGGGCCGGAGCCGAGGTCGTCGGAGCCGGAGCCGGAGCCGAGGTCGTCGGAGCCGGAGCCGAGGTGGTCGGAGCCGGGGCCGGAGCCGAGGTGGTCGGCGCAGGAGCCGGCTTCTTCACCGGAGCGGGCTGGACCGGCTGGGACAGCAGCACCAGGCTGGGCTCGCTGACCAGCAGGCTCTTACCGCGGGGCAGGGACCAGGCGAGGATGTTGAAGTCGATCGTGCTCTGGTTCGCCTTGGCGGTGTAGTTGGCGCTGACCTTCACCCAGCCGGTGGTCCGCAGCCAGGCGCTGGCGCGGTTCTCCCCGCGGTACAGCAGGCGCTGGTACTCCATCATGCGTGCCGCCGCGGTGAGGCCAGGCGCGTCCGTCCGGATCCAGGCGCTGGCCTGGTAGGTCGCGCCGGCCTGGGTCGCGCGCACGGTGTTCACCTTGTCGTTGAGCGCCAGGGTGAGCGGGGCGGCGGTCTCGTTGCGCAGCCGGATCGCGCGGTGCCCGTCGTGGCCCGCGACGATGGCCAGCGAGCCGCCCGAGCGGGTGAACCAGCCGGCGGTGCCATTGCTCAGCGTGGGGTTGGCGACCAGGTTGACGGTGGAGGCGCTGGCCACCGCGGTCGTCGAGGACAGGTTCAGCGCGGTCACCGCGCCGGCGCCGACCAGGGCAACCAGTGACGCGCCGACCCAGGACCTTGTGTATGCGCTCTTACGAGCACTGTGGTGGCGACGCATGATTACTCCTAGTAGTCGGTTAACGCCCTTATCGTCAGCGCCCCCGCCAAGCTGAGTGGTTACCGTACGTGTTTTTCAAACCACTGTCAGTACCTGAAAGTAATCAAGGGTGTGCCGATACAGCCCGTCATCTCTGGGACCAGGGCCTCGTAGCCGCCACCACGCGGGGCTTTACCAGCTAATTCATGATCGCGTGGAAATTTCTCGACATTTATGAAAATTAATTACTTACAGTGATGTAACTAGGACTTTACATGCCGTGATCGGGGTAGACCTCACACGCGGCAAAGCCCCTCCTGAGGTACTCAGGAGGGGCTTTGCGGCCATGGCTTTCGACGCTCGCGGCGCCGACGGGGTTACGGGGCGCTAGGGGCGTCCCACACGGCGAGATCGTCCAGGGAGACCGACTTGGCGCCCACGTTCGTCCCCCCGCGCACCACGGACAGGAACAGCTGCCCCGCGGCCGTCACGCCGGTGTCGGTGTTGGTCGACTTCCACGCCACCGGCTCGGCGGCCCCATCGGCCCAGATCTTGAACTGGATCGTTGAACCGCTCACCCGCAACCGCAGCCACTGCTTGCCAGTCGTCACAGCCTGAGCGCCGGCCACCGACTGCACCGTGCTGGTCACGCTGTTGACGTTCTTCTGCACCGTCACCGTCGCCGAGTTCGACTGCAACTGCAGCCCATAGCCATTGCGCGGCCGGTAACCGTTCTGCCACCCACCCCAACCCCGCAGATACACGCTCAGGTAACTCAACGCGGTGTTCGAGGACCAGGTGTAAGAAGTCAACACCTCACTGTCCGCCTGGACGGCCAAGCCGGTCAGTTGAGCCCGGCTGTACGCCCCGGACACATCCTCGACCGCCAGCCGGCCGGCCCCGCCCTGGATGTCGACGGCCCCGCTGCCCGCGGTAGCCGTCCAGGAGGGCGCCCACGGCGCACCGTCTGCGCCGCTGAAGGCGTCGGTGAACACCGGCGGGATCTCGGTCAGGGTGGTCACCGACACCGGGGCGCTGTCGGCTCCGACATTGCCCGCCGCGTCCACCGCCCGGACGGTGTAGCTGTAGGTGGCGCCGGGAGTAAGGCCGGTGTCGGTGAAGCTCAGCTCAGCGCTCTGGCCGACCTGCGTGCCGTCGCGCAGCACCTGGTACCCCGTCACCCCGCGATCGTCGGCAGCCGCAGTCCAGGCCAGCGTCGCGGCCGTGGTGGTCACCCCGGTGCTGCTCGGCGCGCCGGGCGCGCCGGGCGCGGTGGTGTCAGCCGGCACGTTCACGCTCACGCTCGCCGAGGTCGCGGTGTTGCCCGCGGCGTCACGTGCTCGCGCCTGCAAGGTGTGACTGCCCACCGCGGTGGCCGACCAGGTGAAGCTGTACGGCGCGGTCGTCGAGCTGGCCACCACCGTGCCGTCGACCAGCAGGTCCACCCCCGCCACGCCGGTGTCGTCAGAAGCGGTGGCCGTGACAGTGGTCGGGCCGTACACCGACGCGCCATCGGCCGGGCTGGTGATCGCCGCCGTCGGGGCGGTGGTGTCCGGCGGCAGCACGCTCAGCTTCGCCGAGGTGGCCGACCGGTTGCCGCCGTTGTCGACAGCCCGCACCCAGTAGTTCGCGGGCACCGAGCCGGTGGTGTCGATGTATGACAGGCCGGTGGTGGAGATGATCACCCGGTCATCGCGCAACACCTCGTAGCGCACCGATCCGGAGTTGTCGCTAGCGGCGTCCCAGCTGAGCTTGAGCCCGGTCGTGGCGGTGCTGGAGCGCAGGTTGGCCGGTGTGGTCGGCGCGGTCGAGTCGCGCTGGCAGAACTTGCCGAAGCCGCCGAGCCACTGGTAACCGGAGCCCTGGTAGGAGCCCTGCTTGAAGTCGCCGCCGAACCACAGGCAGCCGTTGGAGTCAGGCGTCAACTCCCACCCGCCGATCCCGGACCGGGTGTCCAGCCCGCTGGGGTAGAACTCGGGCAGGTACTCCCCGGTCTGGGCATCCCAGGCGCCGATGTACTTGATGTTGTGGACGTCGGCGGCGGTCGGGATCGTGTTGCTGTAGTCGAACGTGCCGGAGTAGCTGTAGTTGCCGCAGTGGCAGCTGGCGTAGAGCACGCCGTTGGAGATCCCGATGGTCTGGAGGTCCCCGCCGGACCGGGTGATGTGCGAGCTCTGGCGGGCGAAGGTGTCACGGGCGTACCGACTGAGGATGTGCTGAGAGCCGCCCACCCAGACGCCGTCGCCGTCTTCCTTGATGGCCTGCTGGTAGGTGTTGTCACCGGAGCCGAGGCTCGGCTGGTACTGCGCCAGGCCGGGAACCGACGCGGCGCCGGTGGCGGTGCTGATGACGCCGACGTTGGGCGAGGCCACCCCGTTGACGTTGTTGAAGTAGCCGCTGAAGTAGACCCGGTCACCCTGGGCGCTGGCGTCGAGCTCGATGACCGAGCCGTCGAAGTTGGGCTTCCAGGCGCCGTCGGGCATGCCGTCAGAGACCCGCAGCCGAGCCGCGCGGCCGACCGTGACAGGGCCCTTGACCGGCACGCCGCCGGTGACCCGGTTGAACCGGCCGCCGATGTAGAGGTAGCCGTCCTGGTAGTCGATGGCCTTGACCTGCGCGCCGGCGCCGATCTCGGTGGTGACGAAGTCGACCGTCGCGGTCCAGCCTGCGACCGTCGCGCCGGTGATCGGGTCGAGCTCGGTGAGCCCGTTCACGCCGGCGACGCCGTTGACCATGGTGAACTCGCCGCCGACCACCAGCTTGCCGTCCGGAGTGGCCTGCAGGTCCCACACCATGCCGTTGAGACTCGGCCGGAAGCTGGACAGCCAGGCGCCGGTGTTGACGTCGAAGCCGGCCAGCCAGGGCTGGGCGATCGAATCGGCCGCTGCCGGGTTGGCGCCCTTCTGGACCTTCTGGAAGCCGCCGCCGACGTACATGACATCGCCGATCTGGGCGAAGGTCTCGACCTCCATGTTCAGCTCGCTGACCGCGCCGGCGATGCCGGTGACACCCCAGGGGGTGTTGGGCGAGGTCGTCGAGGAGACCATCGGGCGCACCGTGCTGGCCGGCAGCCCCTGATCCGGGATCGGCTGGAAGCCGGCCGTGGTCAGCTTCGGCCGGAGGAACACCTGGGTGAACGGCAGCGCCGACTTCTCACTGGCGTACTGCCAGAGGTAGCTGGTGGCGTTGTTCTGGCCGGCGATCGTGTTGCCGTAG encodes:
- a CDS encoding family 16 glycosylhydrolase; translated protein: MRRHHSARKSAYTRSWVGASLVALVGAGAVTALNLSSTTAVASASTVNLVANPTLSNGTAGWFTRSGGSLAIVAGHDGHRAIRLRNETAAPLTLALNDKVNTVRATQAGATYQASAWIRTDAPGLTAAARMMEYQRLLYRGENRASAWLRTTGWVKVSANYTAKANQSTIDFNILAWSLPRGKSLLVSEPSLVLLSQPVQPAPVKKPAPAPTTSAPAPAPTTSAPAPTTSAPAPAPTTSAPAPAPTTSAPAPAPTTSAPAPSGYRLVFNDDFNSIDRTKWNVRNNSWARNEESIVTSRSDNVFVSGGALTMRAINETYTVGSTTRQYTSGYLDTIGRGSWKYGRFEMRAKLPTAQGMWPAFWLRNNTTLGELDIMEAVGGRVNQTVQTVHQSTNGDLAKAGHEDTLPSGNTSTWHTYAVDRQPGYMKWYVDGRLVFSKTQSQLTWLDPSFNEPMNIRLNLQVGGSMPNWYGLPVKGAPLGASDFVIDYVRVYQLG
- a CDS encoding fibrinogen-like YCDxxxxGGGW domain-containing protein yields the protein MLRSANAQGLTATGPLSRRASALLSAVVLAAGVLAGGFTGIPDAAAATPDSALDGSQSSLAAPSCWAVKQLKPASADGVYWLQTTQLLAPEQFYCDMTTDGGGWVLVGRGREGWSWSHTGQGSAATLRTTPSGTGAFAPAALPSATVQALLGGGRVDALTDGIRVRRATNLTGTSYQEMRIMASNRSAWTWAVGGGVLFSGMKINGASYGGGNTQSWASSSKEQGLLRLTTSESSTHNYKMGWSYGNTIAGQNNATSYLWQYASEKSALPFTQVFLRPKLTTAGFQPIPDQGLPASTVRPMVSSTTSPNTPWGVTGIAGAVSELNMEVETFAQIGDVMYVGGGFQKVQKGANPAAADSIAQPWLAGFDVNTGAWLSSFRPSLNGMVWDLQATPDGKLVVGGEFTMVNGVAGVNGLTELDPITGATVAGWTATVDFVTTEIGAGAQVKAIDYQDGYLYIGGRFNRVTGGVPVKGPVTVGRAARLRVSDGMPDGAWKPNFDGSVIELDASAQGDRVYFSGYFNNVNGVASPNVGVISTATGAASVPGLAQYQPSLGSGDNTYQQAIKEDGDGVWVGGSQHILSRYARDTFARQSSHITRSGGDLQTIGISNGVLYASCHCGNYSYSGTFDYSNTIPTAADVHNIKYIGAWDAQTGEYLPEFYPSGLDTRSGIGGWELTPDSNGCLWFGGDFKQGSYQGSGYQWLGGFGKFCQRDSTAPTTPANLRSSTATTGLKLSWDAASDNSGSVRYEVLRDDRVIISTTGLSYIDTTGSVPANYWVRAVDNGGNRSATSAKLSVLPPDTTAPTAAITSPADGASVYGPTTVTATASDDTGVAGVDLLVDGTVVASSTTAPYSFTWSATAVGSHTLQARARDAAGNTATSASVSVNVPADTTAPGAPGAPSSTGVTTTAATLAWTAAADDRGVTGYQVLRDGTQVGQSAELSFTDTGLTPGATYSYTVRAVDAAGNVGADSAPVSVTTLTEIPPVFTDAFSGADGAPWAPSWTATAGSGAVDIQGGAGRLAVEDVSGAYSRAQLTGLAVQADSEVLTSYTWSSNTALSYLSVYLRGWGGWQNGYRPRNGYGLQLQSNSATVTVQKNVNSVTSTVQSVAGAQAVTTGKQWLRLRVSGSTIQFKIWADGAAEPVAWKSTNTDTGVTAAGQLFLSVVRGGTNVGAKSVSLDDLAVWDAPSAP